The following are encoded in a window of Mustelus asterias chromosome 11, sMusAst1.hap1.1, whole genome shotgun sequence genomic DNA:
- the LOC144500245 gene encoding interferon-induced protein with tetratricopeptide repeats 5-like, whose translation MPYNALAFVNCVRGNHEEAFNNLWEAEEILRKNHESEIEKWSIVTYGNAAWVYYHVGELEEAQSYLDKVERNCQQFPDASRYTAMIPEVYGEKGWSLLKFGWKYYKEASKCTEKALAADAENIEWNTAHATAMFRIKETSGDPPLPGDCKILKKALNLKPNSALLHQQIGLCYNNRLLALKRKPHSYYTREERKQLIELCKYHFQTTFDQKHSLYFAMLDLADIYEESEEYSKVDEISENLIRNEHCNRLSGQLILWNDGKYQLQNMNCQLNAIHHFKECLKLKVPSKRNEECRAKLEQIAEDRLDEYSRDSIAFGILGLIHQLDGRKSKAIEFYEGALECDRHNEEFQSALRELQEAALNNF comes from the exons ATGCCTTACAATGCACTTGCTTTTGTGAactgtgtgagaggaaaccatgaGGAAGCTTTCAATAATTTATGGGAAGCGGAAGAGATTCTGAGGAAGAATCATGAATCTGAAATTGAAAAGTGGAGCATTGTCACCTATGGAAACGCAGCCTGGGTTTATTATCATGTCGGAGAACTGGAAGAGGCTCAGTCCTACCTCGACAAAGTGGAGAGGAACTGTCAACAATTCCCTGATGCCTCTCGGTATACAGCAATGATACCTGAAGTGTACGGGGAGAAGGGCTGGTCACTGTTGAAATTTGGCTGGAAGTATTACAAAGAGGCAAGTAAATGTACTGAGAAGGCACTGGCCGCAGATGCTGAGAACATTGAATGGAATACAGCTCACGCAACTGCTATGTTTCGAATTAAAGAAACCTCAGGTGATCCACCTCTTCCTGGAGACTGCAAA ATATTGAAAAAGGCTCTGAATTTAAAACCAAATTCTGCACTCCTTCACCAACAGATAGGTTTATGTTACAATAATAGGCTGCTTGCACTGAAGAGAAAACCCCACTCATATTACACTCGTGAAGAAAGAAAACAATTGATTGAATTGTGCAAGTACCATTTTCAAACAACGTTTGATCAGAAACACTCACTATATTTTGCAATGCTCGATTTGGCAGATATCTATGAAGAATCTGAAGAATATTCCAAAGTCGACGAGATCTCTGAAAACCTGATTAGAAATGAACATTGCAACCGTTTGAGTGGACAATTAATACTTTGGAACGACGGAAAGTACCAACTGCAAAATATGAATTGCCAGCTTAATGCCATTCACCATTTCAAGGAATGCTTAAAACTCAAAGTTCCGAGTAAGAGGAATGAAGAATGCCGTGCCAAATTGGAACAAATTGCTGAAGATCGACTGGATGAATATTCAAGAGACAGCATTGCATTTGGTATATTGGGACTAATTCACCAACTCGATGGCAGGAAATCAAAAGCCATTGAATTCTATGAGGGAGCCCTGGAGTGTGATCGTCACAATGAAGAATTTCAAAGTGCTCTCCGTGAACTGCAGGAGGCTGCATTGAACAATTTTTAA